The bacterium BMS3Abin08 genomic interval AAAAAGTATGGAGGACTCATTCGAGGCAGGCAAGACTTCTGAAGAGGAAGACTCAAGGCTGCACATAACGATAGCCAAGGCGACCCATAATGTAATATGGCTCCACATGATGCACACGATATTCGATGTAATGCAGGAATTTTTGAACCTGATCTGGCAAAAGGTTTACCCCGACACCGAAGACAGGGCAATACTGCTAAAACAGCACCGTGGCATAGTTGATGCGATAAAAAACAGCAACTCTCGGGATGCATATGAAAGGATGCTCGAACATCTGAGCTTCGCTGAAAAAAAGACTCTGGCATTTTTGAGCAGGAATTCAGTCCATGAGCTTTTACCTTAAAATTCGCTCAAGCTCT includes:
- the lldR gene encoding putative L-lactate dehydrogenase operon regulatory protein; translation: MEDSFEAGKTSEEEDSRLHITIAKATHNVIWLHMMHTIFDVMQEFLNLIWQKVYPDTEDRAILLKQHRGIVDAIKNSNSRDAYERMLEHLSFAEKKTLAFLSRNSVHELLP